In the genome of Streptococcus oralis, one region contains:
- a CDS encoding shikimate dehydrogenase translates to MKLDGYTRLAAVVANPIKHSISPFIHNRAFEATATNGVYVAWEIEAGDLAETVANIRRYQMFGINLSMPYKEQVIPHLDELSDEARLIGAVNTVVNQDGTLIGYNTDGKGFFKSLPSFTISDKKMTILGAGGAAKSILAQAILDGVSQISVFVRSVSMEKTRPYLDKLQEQTGFKVDLYALEDLSELQSRIAESDLLVNATSVGMDGQSSPVPESINLPEALLVADIIYQPFETPFLKWARSQGNPAVNGLGMLLYQAAEAFQLWTGKEMPTEEIWQSLTEKYK, encoded by the coding sequence ATGAAGCTTGATGGCTATACACGTTTAGCTGCAGTTGTTGCAAATCCCATCAAACACTCTATTTCACCCTTTATCCATAATAGGGCCTTTGAGGCGACAGCTACCAATGGTGTCTATGTGGCTTGGGAGATTGAAGCGGGTGACTTGGCAGAAACAGTAGCCAATATTCGCCGTTACCAGATGTTTGGGATCAACCTGTCTATGCCTTACAAGGAGCAAGTGATTCCTCATCTGGATGAGTTGAGTGATGAAGCTCGTTTGATTGGAGCAGTCAATACAGTTGTTAATCAAGACGGAACGTTAATTGGATATAATACAGATGGCAAGGGATTCTTTAAGAGCTTGCCTTCTTTTACAATCTCGGATAAGAAAATGACCATTCTGGGAGCAGGTGGTGCGGCCAAATCAATCTTGGCACAAGCTATTTTGGATGGCGTCAGTCAAATTTCAGTCTTTGTTCGTTCAGTTTCCATGGAAAAAACAAGACCTTACCTAGATAAGTTGCAGGAGCAAACAGGTTTTAAAGTGGACTTGTATGCTTTAGAAGATCTTTCTGAACTGCAATCAAGGATTGCCGAGTCGGACCTGCTCGTCAATGCGACCAGTGTAGGGATGGATGGCCAGTCGTCGCCAGTTCCAGAAAGTATCAATTTGCCAGAGGCTCTCTTGGTGGCAGATATCATTTACCAACCCTTTGAGACGCCATTTTTGAAATGGGCTAGAAGTCAGGGCAATCCAGCCGTCAATGGCCTGGGGATGTTGCTCTATCAAGCTGCTGAAGCTTTTCAACTGTGGACAGGTAAAGAAATGCCGACAGAAGAGATCTGGCAGTCTTTAACAGAAAAATATAAATAG
- the aroB gene encoding 3-dehydroquinate synthase: protein MKIRIDIPYHPYDIQIEKGCLAQAGQWLRELWQPQKVVIVTDNHVASLYAEKVKLSLEDAGFQVAVFDFLEGEERKNLTTVQKVYEFLVKQGLTRSDGIVALGGGVVGDLAGFVASTYMRGIHFVQIPTSLTAQVDSSIGGKTGVNTPFAKNMVGTFAQPDGVLIDPLVLETLGKRELIEGMGEVIKYGLIEDPELWALLMELDGSVESILEHAETLIEHSCQVKRKMVVEDELDNGVRLYLNFGHTIGHAIEATAGYGKVMHGEAVAMGMVQISKVAEEKGLMPDGITQSITEMCQKFGLPVDYENWDVDKLYQALTHDKKARGNTLKLVLVPELGSATIHPVSLEEMKDYLVK, encoded by the coding sequence ATGAAAATCAGAATCGATATTCCGTATCATCCTTATGATATTCAGATTGAAAAAGGTTGTCTGGCCCAGGCTGGTCAATGGTTGCGAGAACTCTGGCAACCACAAAAGGTAGTCATTGTGACAGATAACCATGTAGCTTCTCTCTATGCAGAGAAGGTTAAACTCAGCCTAGAAGATGCTGGTTTTCAGGTAGCTGTTTTTGACTTTTTAGAAGGTGAAGAACGAAAAAATTTAACCACTGTTCAGAAGGTCTATGAGTTTCTAGTTAAGCAAGGTTTGACTCGTAGCGATGGAATCGTGGCTCTAGGTGGTGGTGTCGTTGGGGACCTGGCTGGTTTCGTAGCCTCTACCTATATGCGGGGCATTCACTTTGTTCAGATTCCGACTAGTTTGACTGCTCAGGTTGATTCTTCTATCGGTGGAAAGACGGGTGTCAATACTCCTTTTGCTAAAAATATGGTGGGTACCTTTGCCCAACCAGATGGGGTTCTGATTGACCCACTTGTCCTTGAAACACTCGGGAAAAGAGAGTTGATTGAAGGGATGGGTGAGGTTATCAAGTACGGCTTGATTGAGGACCCAGAACTGTGGGCTCTCTTGATGGAGCTAGATGGTTCTGTAGAGAGTATACTGGAACATGCAGAGACTTTGATTGAACATTCTTGCCAAGTCAAGCGCAAGATGGTGGTTGAGGATGAGTTGGATAACGGTGTTCGCCTTTACCTCAATTTTGGTCACACTATTGGACATGCCATTGAAGCGACTGCCGGTTATGGCAAGGTCATGCATGGTGAGGCCGTGGCCATGGGTATGGTACAGATTTCCAAAGTTGCTGAGGAAAAAGGCCTCATGCCTGATGGCATAACCCAGTCTATCACAGAAATGTGTCAGAAGTTTGGTTTGCCTGTTGACTATGAAAACTGGGATGTTGACAAGCTTTATCAAGCTTTGACTCATGACAAGAAAGCGCGTGGCAACACCTTGAAATTGGTCTTGGTACCAGAGCTTGGTTCAGCGACCATTCACCCAGTTTCTCTGGAAGAGATGAAAGACTACTTGGTAAAATAA
- the aroC gene encoding chorismate synthase, which yields MRYLTAGESHGPRLTTIIEGIPAGLPLTVEDINEDLKRRQGGYGRGGRMKIESDQIVFTSGVRHGKTTGAPITMDVINKDHQKWLDIMSAEDIEDRLKSKRKITHPRPGHADLVGGIKYRFDDLRNSLERSSARETTMRVAVGAVAKRLLAELDMEIANHVVVFGGKEIDVPENLTVAELKQRAAQSEVSIVNQEREQEIKDYIDQIKRDGDTIGGVVETVVGGVPVGLGSYVQWDRKLDARLAQAVVSINAFKGVEFGLGFEAGYRKGSQVMDEILWSKEDGYTRRTNNLGGFEGGMTNGQPIVVRGVMKPIPTLYKPLMSVDIETHEPYKATVERSDPTALPAAGVVMEAVVATVLAQEILEKFSSDNLEELKEAVAKYREYTKNY from the coding sequence ATGAGATATTTAACTGCAGGAGAATCACACGGCCCTCGTCTGACGACTATTATTGAAGGAATTCCAGCGGGCCTTCCTTTAACAGTAGAGGACATCAATGAGGATCTGAAACGCCGTCAGGGTGGCTACGGTCGTGGTGGCCGTATGAAGATTGAGAGTGATCAGATTGTCTTTACATCAGGCGTTCGCCACGGGAAGACGACAGGGGCTCCCATTACAATGGATGTCATCAATAAGGACCACCAAAAATGGCTGGATATCATGTCTGCAGAGGACATTGAAGACCGCCTTAAAAGCAAGCGAAAAATCACCCATCCTCGTCCAGGTCATGCCGATTTAGTTGGGGGCATCAAGTACCGTTTTGATGACTTGCGAAATTCTTTGGAACGTTCATCAGCTCGTGAAACAACCATGCGAGTAGCAGTTGGAGCAGTAGCCAAACGTCTCTTAGCTGAGCTAGATATGGAGATTGCCAACCATGTCGTGGTCTTTGGTGGCAAGGAAATAGATGTACCTGAAAATCTGACAGTGGCTGAGCTTAAGCAAAGAGCTGCCCAGTCTGAAGTTTCTATTGTCAACCAAGAACGGGAACAGGAAATCAAGGACTATATTGACCAAATCAAACGTGACGGTGATACTATCGGTGGAGTTGTTGAGACAGTCGTCGGAGGTGTTCCAGTTGGTCTCGGTTCCTATGTTCAATGGGACAGAAAATTGGATGCGCGATTGGCCCAAGCAGTTGTTTCTATCAATGCCTTTAAAGGGGTGGAATTTGGTCTTGGATTTGAAGCTGGTTACCGCAAAGGCAGCCAAGTCATGGATGAAATTCTCTGGTCTAAAGAAGACGGCTATACTCGCCGTACCAATAATCTAGGTGGTTTCGAAGGTGGTATGACCAATGGGCAACCCATCGTTGTCCGTGGTGTCATGAAACCCATTCCCACTCTCTATAAACCATTGATGAGTGTGGATATCGAGACTCACGAACCTTACAAGGCAACTGTGGAAAGAAGTGATCCAACTGCTCTTCCAGCAGCAGGTGTGGTTATGGAAGCTGTTGTGGCAACAGTTCTAGCGCAGGAAATTCTTGAAAAATTTTCATCGGACAACCTAGAGGAATTAAAAGAAGCAGTAGCCAAATACCGTGAGTATACAAAGAACTATTAA
- a CDS encoding prephenate dehydrogenase, giving the protein MAKTIYIAGLGLIGASMALGIKRDHPDYEILGYNRSQASRDIALEREMIDRATDDFASFAPLADVIILTLPIQQTIAFIQELAMLDLKEDVIISDAGSTKSAIVDAAEQYLAGKPVRFVGAHPMAGSHKTGAASADVNLFENAYYIFTPSSLTSPDTLEEMKDLLSGLHARFIEIDAKEHDRVTSQISHFPHILASSLMEQTAVYAQEHEMARRFAAGGFRDMTRIAESEPGMWTSILLSNRETILERIADFKERLEAIGQAISEGDEEQIWNFFNQAREQRQAMEIHKRGGVDSSYDLYVDVPDEEDVILRILELLRGTSLVNIHINEENREDIHGILQISFKNAQDLERAERLITENTDYTVVVK; this is encoded by the coding sequence ATGGCAAAAACCATCTATATCGCAGGTCTCGGTTTGATTGGTGCCTCGATGGCGCTTGGTATCAAGCGTGATCATCCCGATTACGAAATTCTAGGTTACAATCGTAGCCAGGCTTCGAGAGATATTGCCTTGGAGCGAGAAATGATAGACCGTGCGACGGATGATTTTGCCAGTTTTGCTCCTCTGGCAGATGTCATCATTCTGACCTTACCAATCCAGCAGACCATTGCTTTTATTCAGGAGTTGGCAATGTTAGACTTGAAAGAAGACGTCATTATCTCGGATGCGGGCTCAACCAAATCAGCCATTGTAGATGCGGCGGAGCAGTATTTGGCTGGCAAGCCTGTTCGCTTTGTCGGGGCCCATCCCATGGCTGGTAGCCACAAGACAGGGGCTGCTTCTGCGGATGTTAATCTCTTTGAGAATGCCTATTATATCTTCACACCTTCGAGCCTGACAAGTCCTGACACACTTGAGGAAATGAAGGATCTGCTTTCAGGACTTCATGCTCGCTTTATCGAGATTGATGCCAAGGAGCATGATCGGGTGACTTCTCAGATTAGCCATTTTCCACATATTCTGGCTTCCAGTCTCATGGAGCAGACGGCAGTTTATGCTCAAGAACATGAGATGGCAAGGCGCTTTGCGGCGGGTGGTTTTCGAGATATGACTCGGATTGCGGAGAGTGAGCCAGGTATGTGGACTTCTATTCTCTTGTCCAATCGTGAGACCATTCTAGAGCGAATTGCGGATTTCAAGGAGCGCTTGGAAGCGATTGGTCAGGCCATCAGTGAGGGAGATGAAGAGCAGATTTGGAACTTTTTCAATCAGGCGCGTGAGCAACGTCAGGCCATGGAAATTCATAAGCGTGGCGGTGTGGATAGCTCTTACGACCTCTATGTCGACGTTCCTGATGAAGAAGATGTCATCTTGCGGATTTTGGAACTGCTACGTGGGACTTCCTTGGTCAACATCCACATCAACGAAGAAAACCGTGAGGATATTCACGGGATTCTACAAATTTCCTTTAAAAATGCTCAAGATTTGGAACGAGCTGAGCGCTTAATTACAGAAAATACGGACTACACAGTCGTCGTCAAATAA
- a CDS encoding YlbF/YmcA family competence regulator, with product MSNIYDSANELSRGLRELPEYKAVKAAKDAIQADEQASKIFADYLAFQQEIQVMAQTGQMPDASFQEKMQSFSKQIQENALLSDFFAKQQQLSIYLSDIEKIIFEPVSELLK from the coding sequence ATGTCAAATATTTACGATAGTGCAAATGAACTCAGTCGCGGGTTACGCGAATTACCAGAATACAAGGCGGTTAAGGCAGCAAAAGATGCCATCCAAGCTGATGAACAAGCTAGCAAGATTTTTGCAGACTACCTCGCCTTCCAGCAAGAAATCCAGGTCATGGCGCAAACTGGACAAATGCCAGATGCCTCTTTCCAAGAAAAGATGCAGTCTTTCAGCAAGCAAATCCAAGAGAACGCTCTTTTGTCAGATTTCTTTGCCAAACAGCAACAATTGTCCATTTACCTTTCAGACATTGAAAAAATTATCTTTGAACCTGTTTCAGAATTATTGAAATAG